The following coding sequences lie in one Drosophila bipectinata strain 14024-0381.07 chromosome XR, DbipHiC1v2, whole genome shotgun sequence genomic window:
- the LOC122321408 gene encoding uncharacterized protein: MPRVSRLSQEQRRQAALNRSRARYQQNAVEIRSRNSQHIANVRASNPDIQEESRAQNSAARAQRRRSERIRNLERLRDTAAHADRRLDLQFRVPERRGFGTWKHGRPVEKTPRSGDESSYKTLLTILLGGIIQKYVSQSGFGTQNRILFVGRTQTIVLQRGFGTWKHGPPVEKTPRSGDESSYKTLLTILLGGIIQSTEFPNGLGTWRHTRPAEWTWRSGDESRCKILLTMRRGGLFRTRAIRREDSEERRQEQVQNTAAHASRRTNPEFRIQEQIRDSAARAAHREDPEERAREQERNTGEHRQRRRDTENRQRERERDADYRRATRRNPIARTQEQRINTSQRRETRQQRRIREQQIRLMAEERLINFRMDPQNRLDASQRQSQRNMDARAQLSEDELDQEREQQRNRIRATARDLYHRNIKEGPTEICICCGGTWFRSHIHPGYLL; encoded by the exons ATGCCTCGCGTGTCACGTTTGTCCCAGGAGCAACGCCGGCAAGCTGCTTTAAACCGCAGCAGAGCCCGCTACCAACAAAATGCGGTGGAAATAAGAAGCAGGAACTCGCAACACATCGCCAATGTACGAGCAAGCAACCCAGACATACAGGAGGAAAGTCGTGCGCAGAATTCCGCAGCACGGGCTCAGAGGAGACGCAGCGAAAGGATTCGCAATCTAGAGCGCCTTCGGGATACTGCAGCACATGCTGATAGGCGACTGGATCTTCAATTCCGTGTTCCAGAGAGG AGAGGATTCGGGACATGGAAGCACGGGCGACCCGTCGAGAAGACCCCGAGGAGCGGCGACGAGAGCAGTTACAAAACACTGCTGACCATTCTACTCGGAGGGATAATCCAGAAATACGTTTCGCAGAGCGGATTCGGGACGCAGAATCGCATTTTGTTCGTCGGCAGGACCCAGACTATCGTGCTTCAGAGAGGATTCGGGACATGGAAGCACGGGCCACCCGTCGAGAAGactccgaggagcggcgacGAGAGCAGTTACAAAACACTGCTGACCATTCTACTCGGAGGGATAATCCAGAGCACCGAATTCCCGAACGGATTAGGGACATGGAGGCACACGCGGCCCGCCGAGTGGACCTGGAGGAGCGGCGAcgagagcaggtgcaaaatactgctgaccatgcgacgcggaggactattccgga cgcgtgctattcgtcgagaggactccgaggagcggcgacaagagcaggtgcaaaatactgctgccCATGCCTCTCGGAGGACCAATCCCGAATTTCGAATTCAAGAGCAGATTCGGGACTCCGCAGCGCGAGCTGCTCATCGCGAGGACCCAGAGGAACGTGCAAGGGAACAGGAAAGGAACACTGGAGAACACCGACAGCGACGAAGGGATACGGAAAACAGGCAGCGAGAACGGGAAAGGGACGCCGATTACAGGAGAGCAACCAGGAGAAATCCCATCGCAAGAACACAGGAGCAACGGATAAACACATCGCAACGCCGGGAAACACGACAACAGCGGAGGATTCGGGAACAACAAATTCGACTAATGGCAGAGGAAAGATTAATAAACTTCAGGATGGACCCCCAAAATCGACTGGATGCCTCCCAAAGGCAGTCTCAACGCAATATGGACGCAAGAGCTCAACTTTCGGAGGACGAACTGGATCAGGAACGAGAACAACAGCGAAATAGGATTCGAGCAACAGCAAGGGATCTTTATCACAGGAACATAAAGGAAGGACCAACggaaatttgtatttgctgtGGAGGAACATGGTTCCGTTCGCACATACATCCTGGCTATCTCCTCTAA